A genomic stretch from Cloacibacterium caeni includes:
- a CDS encoding MlaD family protein, whose protein sequence is MKYTKEIKAGLIALLAIVGFVILFQFMKGKSFFTSDNIYYAKFDNVDGLEQSNPVSINGLKVGQVDKILPQTAKDGTIYFVVKVLVDKGFSFSKNSTVEIFEPGIMSGKQARIHLVYDKAPFAKDGDTLRGTFQSSLMASLSSQVGPVKDQVQSVLTKLDSTMAATNKIVDEQNRREIKILLASLNQTVASFKNTSDQTNRLLASSQGRVENVLDNANKTMISANAAVEKYGKVAESIDTKQLNQTVERLSEVSNKLNQVISGINNGEGSLGKLAKDEELYNNLNKTSENLNSLILDLKENPKRYINISVFGKK, encoded by the coding sequence GTGAAATACACTAAAGAAATAAAAGCAGGTTTAATAGCACTTTTAGCTATTGTAGGATTCGTTATTCTTTTCCAGTTTATGAAGGGGAAAAGTTTCTTTACATCAGATAATATTTACTACGCGAAATTTGACAATGTAGACGGTTTAGAGCAGTCTAATCCAGTTTCTATCAACGGTTTGAAAGTAGGACAGGTGGATAAAATCCTTCCACAAACAGCCAAAGACGGAACCATTTATTTTGTGGTTAAAGTTTTAGTGGATAAAGGTTTTAGTTTTTCTAAAAATTCTACTGTAGAAATCTTTGAACCAGGAATTATGTCTGGCAAACAAGCAAGAATTCATTTGGTTTATGATAAAGCACCTTTTGCTAAAGATGGAGACACTTTAAGAGGAACTTTTCAATCTTCTTTGATGGCAAGTTTATCTTCGCAGGTTGGTCCTGTAAAAGACCAAGTACAAAGTGTTTTAACTAAACTAGATTCTACAATGGCCGCGACTAATAAAATTGTAGACGAACAAAACAGAAGAGAAATTAAAATACTTTTGGCAAGTCTCAACCAAACAGTTGCTTCTTTCAAAAATACTTCTGACCAAACCAATAGATTATTGGCTTCTAGTCAAGGTAGAGTAGAGAATGTACTTGATAATGCTAATAAAACTATGATTTCTGCCAATGCTGCTGTTGAAAAATATGGAAAAGTTGCAGAAAGTATTGATACGAAACAGCTCAATCAAACAGTAGAAAGGCTTTCGGAAGTTTCTAATAAACTTAATCAAGTGATTTCTGGAATTAATAATGGAGAAGGAAGCCTTGGTAAACTAGCTAAAGATGAGGAATTATACAATAATCTCAATAAGACCTCAGAGAACCTTAATAGTCTAATTTTAGACCTTAAAGAAAATCCTAAGCGATACATAAATATTTCTGTTTTTGGTAAGAAATAA
- a CDS encoding (Fe-S)-binding protein, giving the protein MQYLDNILFLVLLIAGFGLFFKSLKEIYRNIKLGREINRSDNPSERWKTMATVALGQSKMKKRPVAAFLHMIVYVGFVIINIELIEIIVDGIFGTHRFLASIFGDTLYGIFSATLEILAALVVIAVVAFFIRRNGLKIPRLSSIDLKGWPKNDANWILVIEFCLMMAFFKMNAADWLLQQNGVLAAHGSFPVSSNLIAPIFQSFGFSDGFLHFIERGAWWFHFVGILFFMNYLYYSKHLHIIFAFPNTWYANLEKKGKFNNLESVTQEIKLMMDPNADPYAAQPEGAEPPAKFGAEDIFDLNQVQLLNAYSCTECGRCTAVCPANITGKKLSPRKIMMSTRDRIEEVGKNINKNGKFVDDGKKLLNDYITKEELWACTSCNACVEACPVLIDPLSIIFEMRRFMVMEQSAAPQELNMMMTNIENNAAPWQYNQADRLNWANEN; this is encoded by the coding sequence ATGCAATATTTAGACAATATTTTATTCCTTGTTTTACTCATTGCTGGTTTCGGTCTGTTTTTTAAAAGTTTAAAAGAAATTTACCGAAATATAAAACTAGGAAGAGAAATCAATCGTTCTGATAACCCATCAGAAAGATGGAAAACAATGGCAACCGTTGCTCTCGGGCAAAGCAAAATGAAAAAACGCCCAGTTGCAGCATTCTTGCACATGATTGTTTATGTAGGTTTCGTGATTATCAACATTGAATTGATTGAAATCATTGTAGATGGAATTTTCGGCACGCACCGTTTCTTAGCTTCAATTTTTGGAGATACACTTTATGGAATTTTCAGTGCTACATTAGAAATTTTAGCTGCATTAGTAGTGATTGCTGTAGTAGCATTCTTCATCAGAAGAAATGGTCTTAAAATTCCTAGATTATCTTCTATCGACCTAAAAGGTTGGCCAAAAAATGATGCCAATTGGATTTTGGTAATAGAATTCTGCTTAATGATGGCTTTTTTCAAAATGAATGCAGCAGATTGGTTGCTTCAGCAAAATGGCGTTTTAGCAGCACACGGAAGTTTCCCTGTTTCATCTAACCTTATTGCGCCGATTTTTCAATCTTTCGGTTTCAGTGATGGGTTTTTACATTTCATAGAAAGAGGAGCTTGGTGGTTCCACTTTGTAGGAATTTTGTTCTTCATGAACTATTTGTATTATTCTAAACACCTTCACATCATTTTTGCATTCCCGAATACTTGGTATGCTAATTTGGAGAAAAAAGGTAAATTCAATAATTTAGAATCTGTAACTCAAGAAATCAAATTAATGATGGATCCTAATGCAGATCCTTATGCCGCGCAACCAGAAGGAGCAGAACCTCCAGCAAAATTTGGTGCTGAAGATATTTTTGATTTGAATCAAGTTCAGTTACTGAATGCCTATTCTTGTACAGAATGTGGTAGATGTACTGCGGTTTGTCCGGCAAATATTACCGGTAAAAAACTTTCGCCACGTAAAATTATGATGTCTACAAGAGACAGAATTGAAGAGGTGGGCAAAAACATCAACAAAAACGGAAAATTTGTAGATGACGGCAAAAAACTCTTAAACGATTATATTACCAAAGAAGAATTATGGGCTTGTACAAGTTGTAATGCTTGTGTGGAAGCTTGTCCGGTATTGATTGACCCTCTTTCTATCATTTTTGAAATGCGTAGATTTATGGTGATGGAACAATCTGCAGCTCCACAAGAATTGAATATGATGATGACCAATATCGAAAACAATGCAGCACCTTGGCAATACAATCAAGCTGATAGATTAAATTGGGCAAACGAAAATTAA
- a CDS encoding (Fe-S)-binding protein gives MDFTIKTMAEYAAEGKSPEVLFWVGCAGSFDDRAKKITKAFAKILNKVGVEFAVLGQEESCTGDPAKRAGNEFIFQMMALTNIEVLNAYEVKKIVTACPHCFNTLKNEYPSLGGNYEVMHHTQLLQQLMEQGRLKIEGGAFKGKKITFHDPCYLGRANDEYEAPRVLLEKLDAELVEMKRCKTNGLCCGAGGAQMFKEPEKGNKDINIERTEEALALNPKIVATGCPFCNTMMTDGVKHFNKNEEVEVKDIVELIAEAEDL, from the coding sequence ATGGATTTCACTATAAAAACAATGGCAGAATATGCTGCCGAAGGAAAATCTCCAGAAGTTCTTTTTTGGGTAGGTTGTGCAGGAAGTTTTGATGATAGAGCCAAAAAAATTACCAAAGCATTTGCTAAAATTTTAAATAAAGTAGGAGTAGAATTTGCAGTTCTTGGTCAAGAAGAATCTTGTACTGGAGACCCTGCAAAGCGTGCTGGAAATGAATTCATTTTTCAGATGATGGCATTAACGAACATAGAAGTTTTAAACGCTTACGAAGTAAAGAAAATCGTAACGGCTTGTCCGCATTGCTTCAATACTTTAAAAAACGAATATCCTAGTTTGGGTGGAAATTACGAAGTAATGCACCATACACAATTGCTTCAACAATTGATGGAACAAGGAAGACTAAAAATAGAAGGTGGCGCTTTCAAAGGTAAAAAAATCACTTTCCACGATCCTTGTTATCTAGGAAGAGCAAATGATGAATATGAAGCTCCAAGAGTTCTTTTAGAAAAATTAGATGCAGAATTGGTAGAAATGAAGCGTTGTAAAACCAACGGTTTATGTTGTGGAGCTGGAGGTGCACAAATGTTTAAAGAACCAGAAAAAGGCAATAAAGACATTAATATCGAAAGAACCGAAGAAGCACTTGCGCTTAATCCAAAAATTGTAGCAACAGGTTGCCCATTCTGTAACACGATGATGACTGATGGTGTAAAACACTTCAACAAAAATGAAGAAGTAGAGGTAAAAGACATCGTAGAATTAATAGCTGAAGCAGAGGATTTGTAA
- a CDS encoding glycosyltransferase, with amino-acid sequence MNIHKRHKILFISSWFPNKLEPTNGNFVQRHAEAVSLLHDVEVLHAIGDFNQKEKFVFDDEMINGIRTLIVYYKNSKNPLQNFLRRMKAYQLGFKKMQKPDLVHGNVLHNNMLFAVSLKRKYGIPFVISEHWSVFQEQNHVKISKSARFLAKKIAEKASFILPVTENLISGLQKLGINTPMKVVGNVVDTDLFSPKFEKSEKFTFLHISNLIALKNPEKIIKTAIDLHQINPYFELQIGGDGDLKPLQKMIHENNAEGYIKTFGTLNLEQVSEKMKAANCFILYSDYENQPCVILESLASGIPVIATKVGGISELLDEKRGVLIEKKDGQELLEAMKNILEKSVELESSESLRKYVIENFSKSVIAEKFSEIYKQVLVK; translated from the coding sequence TTGAACATTCATAAACGACATAAAATTCTCTTCATTTCGTCTTGGTTTCCTAATAAACTTGAACCTACGAATGGAAACTTTGTGCAGCGCCATGCAGAAGCCGTTTCTTTGCTTCATGATGTGGAAGTTCTTCATGCGATTGGTGATTTTAACCAAAAAGAGAAATTCGTTTTTGATGATGAAATGATCAATGGAATCAGAACGTTGATTGTTTACTACAAAAATTCCAAAAATCCCTTACAGAATTTTTTGAGAAGAATGAAAGCCTATCAATTGGGTTTCAAAAAAATGCAAAAACCAGATTTGGTTCACGGAAATGTACTTCATAACAACATGCTTTTTGCAGTCTCCCTGAAAAGAAAATACGGAATTCCGTTTGTGATTTCAGAGCATTGGTCGGTTTTTCAAGAACAAAATCATGTGAAAATTTCTAAATCGGCTCGTTTTTTAGCAAAAAAAATTGCGGAAAAAGCATCTTTCATTCTTCCTGTTACCGAAAATTTAATTTCGGGTTTGCAGAAGTTAGGAATCAATACTCCTATGAAAGTGGTAGGAAATGTGGTAGATACAGATTTGTTTTCGCCAAAATTTGAAAAGTCAGAAAAGTTCACTTTTCTACATATTTCGAATCTTATTGCTCTTAAAAATCCTGAAAAAATCATCAAAACAGCGATAGATCTACATCAAATAAATCCCTATTTTGAATTACAAATTGGTGGTGATGGCGATTTGAAGCCTTTGCAAAAAATGATTCACGAGAATAATGCAGAAGGTTATATCAAAACTTTCGGGACACTTAATTTAGAACAAGTTTCTGAAAAAATGAAAGCAGCGAATTGTTTTATACTTTACAGTGATTATGAAAATCAACCTTGTGTGATTTTAGAAAGTTTAGCTTCTGGAATTCCCGTTATTGCTACAAAAGTGGGAGGGATTTCTGAATTATTAGATGAAAAAAGAGGTGTTTTAATAGAGAAAAAAGATGGTCAAGAATTATTAGAAGCTATGAAAAATATTTTAGAGAAAAGTGTAGAATTAGAGTCTTCTGAAAGTTTAAGAAAATATGTAATAGAAAATTTCTCTAAGTCCGTAATCGCCGAAAAATTTTCTGAAATTTATAAGCAAGTCCTTGTAAAATGA
- a CDS encoding oligosaccharide flippase family protein, with product MIKFLSNFFKQSGIWIASSFFVSKIAAFLLTLFMARILSKEDLGWVMYGLNYLGFFIPFVGFGSSHGALRYAAIENEPDEKQKIIAYFFSYGLIFNVLLSLIMLVLAFILFGNGNQLLIVSLFTIRLFGLFLLEQAKAEVRGKHDNKKFGQIEIYSNILLLVSAVFSAYFFGVKGYIFSLCLSPFVVLFIHRFKISFDRTLFKNFTEKSFWKFCVTMAFTNQVSELIFLLDVFFIGIFLDNSAVAHYRIYSIIPFNLFFLAALFFQTAYPKLCENHENNSFQLQFLFNFWKLMIPISILIFAVSYFGASLILKLFGEDYAQNSMIFLILIGASISVLLLRTPFGYLLASKGKSSYNLMAASISIITLLVLIKPIIYNFGLEGVAWLSFINLFFIGIFQMISYFYLVYRAPKL from the coding sequence ATGATAAAATTTCTATCTAATTTTTTTAAACAAAGCGGAATTTGGATAGCTTCATCATTCTTTGTATCAAAGATTGCAGCTTTTTTATTGACGCTTTTTATGGCGAGAATTTTATCCAAAGAAGATTTAGGTTGGGTTATGTATGGTTTAAATTACCTTGGGTTTTTCATTCCATTTGTGGGTTTTGGAAGTTCACATGGTGCATTAAGATACGCAGCTATAGAAAATGAACCTGATGAAAAACAAAAAATCATTGCTTATTTTTTTTCTTATGGTTTGATTTTCAATGTTTTGTTGAGTTTGATCATGTTGGTGTTGGCTTTCATACTATTCGGAAATGGGAATCAATTGCTCATTGTAAGTTTGTTTACTATAAGATTATTTGGTCTATTTTTACTTGAACAAGCTAAAGCAGAAGTGAGAGGAAAACATGATAATAAAAAATTCGGGCAGATAGAAATATATTCTAACATTTTGTTACTTGTTTCAGCAGTTTTTTCAGCTTATTTTTTTGGAGTGAAGGGATATATTTTCAGCCTTTGTTTATCACCATTTGTGGTTTTGTTTATTCATCGATTTAAAATTTCATTTGATAGAACTCTATTTAAAAATTTCACCGAAAAAAGCTTTTGGAAATTTTGTGTTACAATGGCTTTTACCAATCAAGTTTCTGAACTTATTTTCTTATTAGATGTTTTTTTTATTGGGATTTTTCTAGATAATTCTGCTGTGGCACATTATAGAATTTATTCCATTATTCCATTTAATTTATTTTTTTTAGCAGCATTATTTTTTCAAACAGCTTATCCTAAATTATGTGAAAATCATGAAAACAACAGCTTTCAATTGCAGTTTTTGTTTAATTTTTGGAAATTAATGATACCTATTTCCATTTTAATATTTGCAGTAAGTTACTTTGGTGCTTCTTTGATTTTGAAATTATTTGGAGAAGATTATGCCCAGAATTCTATGATTTTTCTAATTTTAATTGGTGCTTCTATAAGTGTTTTATTATTGAGAACACCATTTGGATATTTATTAGCTTCAAAAGGAAAATCCAGTTATAATTTAATGGCGGCATCTATTTCTATCATCACTTTATTGGTTTTAATAAAACCTATTATCTATAATTTTGGTTTAGAAGGAGTGGCGTGGTTAAGTTTTATCAATTTATTTTTTATTGGAATTTTTCAAATGATAAGCTATTTTTATTTGGTTTATCGTGCTCCAAAATTGTAA
- the serS gene encoding serine--tRNA ligase has translation MLQVSFLREEKERVLEGLKKRNFKQLELVDEAIQLDDERKKTQQELDSQLAEINKISKEIGLLMKEGKKEEAEAAKSKTAQYKESSKELTTKLSEIETSLLNILYQIPNIPYHLVKAGVSADDNEIVYQSHEVHGLGEGAIPHWELAKKYNLIDFELGVKIAGAGFPVYLGKGARLQRALVQYFLDKNTDAGYLEVNPPHVVNEASGYGTGQLPDKEGQMYHVGIDDLYLIPTAEVPVTNIYRDVILEEKDLPIKNTAFSQCYRREAGSYGAHVRGLNRLHQFEKVEIVRIEKPENSYAALEEMVAHVKSILEDLELPFRILRLCGGDQGFTSAMTYDFEVWSAAQEKWLEVSSVSNFETFQANRLKCRFKGDGKTQLAHTLNGSAMALPRIMAALLENNQVEGGIKLPKKVAAYARFEMID, from the coding sequence ATGTTACAAGTAAGTTTTTTGCGCGAAGAAAAAGAACGCGTTTTAGAAGGTCTTAAAAAAAGAAATTTTAAGCAATTAGAATTGGTAGATGAAGCTATCCAATTAGATGACGAACGTAAAAAAACACAACAAGAATTAGACTCGCAATTGGCTGAAATCAATAAAATTTCCAAAGAAATAGGTCTTTTAATGAAAGAAGGAAAAAAAGAAGAAGCTGAAGCTGCTAAATCTAAAACTGCTCAATACAAAGAGTCTTCCAAAGAACTTACTACAAAACTTTCGGAAATTGAAACTTCTTTGCTTAATATTTTATACCAAATTCCTAATATTCCTTATCATTTGGTTAAAGCTGGTGTTTCTGCAGATGATAATGAAATCGTTTATCAATCTCACGAAGTTCATGGATTGGGAGAAGGTGCAATTCCGCATTGGGAATTGGCAAAAAAATATAATTTGATTGATTTTGAACTCGGAGTTAAAATCGCAGGTGCTGGTTTCCCAGTTTATTTAGGTAAAGGTGCAAGATTGCAAAGAGCTTTGGTTCAATATTTCTTAGATAAAAATACAGATGCTGGTTATTTGGAAGTAAATCCGCCACATGTTGTAAACGAAGCTTCTGGTTATGGAACCGGACAATTGCCTGATAAAGAAGGTCAAATGTATCACGTAGGAATTGATGATTTATATTTAATTCCAACTGCAGAAGTTCCTGTAACGAATATTTACAGAGATGTGATTTTAGAAGAAAAAGATTTGCCAATTAAGAATACTGCTTTCTCACAATGTTATAGAAGAGAAGCGGGAAGTTATGGTGCTCATGTTCGTGGTTTGAACAGATTACACCAATTCGAAAAAGTAGAAATTGTAAGAATTGAAAAGCCTGAAAATTCTTATGCAGCTTTAGAAGAAATGGTAGCGCATGTAAAATCTATTTTAGAAGATTTGGAATTGCCTTTCAGAATTTTAAGATTGTGTGGTGGAGACCAAGGTTTTACTTCTGCGATGACTTATGATTTCGAAGTTTGGAGTGCAGCTCAAGAAAAATGGTTAGAAGTTTCTTCGGTTTCTAATTTTGAAACTTTCCAGGCGAATCGTTTAAAATGCAGATTCAAAGGTGACGGAAAAACGCAATTAGCCCATACATTAAACGGTTCTGCAATGGCTTTACCAAGAATTATGGCAGCATTGTTAGAAAACAATCAAGTAGAAGGCGGAATTAAGTTACCGAAAAAAGTAGCGGCATACGCTAGATTTGAAATGATAGATTAA
- a CDS encoding sulfite exporter TauE/SafE family protein, with protein MEITLILAALGLGFASGFHCIGMCGPIALSLGLSKKQQVNFHLQNLTYQFGRILTYSILGAIVGIVGEGFQLAGIQQYISIFAGVLLMIMALFSFGGDFASKIPAINNALLKVKINLGKFLQKSDYSSRFLTGLLNGLLPCGMVYMALTASLAAGGIWQSASFMAIFGLGTFPFMFATVLFGNLINTALRNKILKIVPIIMLILGGLFILRGLELGIPYISPKKEALKVEKKMNSEKTSDENCH; from the coding sequence ATGGAAATAACCCTTATTTTAGCGGCACTAGGTTTAGGTTTTGCAAGCGGATTCCACTGTATAGGAATGTGCGGTCCCATTGCGCTTTCGCTAGGATTGTCTAAAAAACAACAAGTTAATTTCCATCTTCAAAATCTTACTTATCAATTCGGGAGAATTCTCACTTATTCTATTTTAGGAGCCATTGTAGGAATTGTAGGCGAAGGTTTTCAGCTCGCAGGAATTCAGCAATACATCAGCATTTTTGCAGGAGTTTTATTGATGATTATGGCACTTTTCTCTTTCGGAGGAGATTTCGCATCTAAAATTCCAGCCATCAATAATGCTTTACTCAAAGTTAAAATCAATCTCGGAAAATTTTTACAAAAATCTGATTATTCCTCTCGATTTTTAACAGGATTATTAAACGGACTTCTTCCTTGCGGAATGGTTTATATGGCACTTACAGCAAGTTTAGCAGCAGGCGGAATTTGGCAAAGCGCAAGTTTTATGGCCATTTTCGGTTTGGGAACATTTCCGTTCATGTTTGCCACTGTTCTTTTCGGAAATCTAATTAACACGGCTCTTAGAAACAAAATTCTTAAGATTGTACCGATTATTATGCTCATTTTAGGAGGTTTATTCATTCTAAGAGGTCTAGAATTAGGTATTCCTTACATCTCTCCTAAAAAGGAAGCTTTGAAGGTAGAAAAGAAAATGAACTCAGAGAAAACTTCAGACGAAAACTGTCACTAA
- a CDS encoding FixH family protein, translating to MKFTWGHGIVVALGLFISFILYLIFIFPIGKQNSELVTENYYEDELSYQKVIDAKNNAATLTAKPQYAQLPYGIRIAFPKDINNENAKIEYYLYRTNDKTQDKTGSVQLDADNSFLIPKNFMIPGSYTLKVLWTKDGKDYQVDYDVEWK from the coding sequence ATGAAATTCACTTGGGGACATGGTATAGTAGTCGCTTTAGGACTTTTTATATCCTTTATTTTGTATTTAATTTTCATTTTTCCAATTGGTAAACAGAATTCCGAATTGGTTACCGAAAATTATTATGAAGACGAATTATCTTATCAAAAAGTGATAGATGCTAAAAATAATGCCGCAACCTTAACTGCAAAACCTCAATATGCACAGTTGCCTTACGGAATTAGAATTGCTTTCCCTAAAGATATCAACAATGAAAATGCTAAAATAGAATACTATTTATACAGAACCAATGACAAAACCCAAGACAAAACAGGTTCTGTGCAACTAGATGCTGATAATAGCTTTTTAATCCCTAAGAATTTTATGATTCCTGGTTCATATACACTAAAAGTTTTGTGGACCAAAGATGGAAAAGATTACCAAGTAGATTATGATGTAGAATGGAAATAA
- the ccoG gene encoding cytochrome c oxidase accessory protein CcoG, whose product MANKEEQFGAGQVIHAETFRDSVATIEQTGSRKWVYPKKPKGKFTNYRDIVTFILLAIFFITPFLKINGNAMLKINIIDREFFIFGQPFYPQDFFILALGAITSLVFIILFTVIFGRIFCGWICPQTIFMEGVFRKIEFWIEGDRNKQIRLASQPWNAEKIWKKGLKWSVYVVISLIITHWMFMYIVGVEDTLKIMKGGPVEYPTNFIVMVIFTGLFYFVFAWFREQVCTLVCPYGRLQGVLIDKETVNVFYDYKRGENRAKWRKGEDRKAEGKGDCIDCNQCVVVCPTGIDIRNGQQLECINCTMCIDACDEVMIKTGLPTGLIRYATEDEIEKEEKFKFTNRMKAYSLVLLALVGILGYLLNNRGGLEAKFIKPAGSSFYVKDGKINNTYNYTFLNKTNDDKLVTIKVIEPKHGEVIFSGNSTIALKRDKITKGTVNVSFPEKEVNQPKLIVTFGVYDSKGKLLDTFETNFEGPFKLQF is encoded by the coding sequence ATGGCTAATAAAGAAGAACAATTTGGCGCTGGTCAAGTAATTCATGCAGAAACCTTCAGAGATTCTGTAGCAACTATAGAACAAACAGGTTCTAGAAAATGGGTATATCCTAAAAAACCAAAAGGGAAATTTACCAATTACAGAGATATTGTCACGTTCATTTTATTAGCCATTTTCTTTATTACTCCATTTCTTAAAATAAATGGAAATGCAATGCTCAAAATAAATATTATCGATAGAGAATTTTTTATTTTCGGGCAACCATTCTATCCGCAAGACTTCTTTATTCTTGCATTAGGAGCAATTACTTCTCTTGTATTCATTATTCTCTTTACCGTAATTTTCGGAAGAATTTTCTGTGGATGGATTTGTCCTCAAACTATTTTTATGGAAGGAGTTTTCCGTAAAATAGAATTTTGGATTGAAGGAGATAGAAACAAACAAATTAGATTAGCCAGTCAACCTTGGAATGCAGAAAAAATCTGGAAAAAAGGATTGAAATGGTCTGTATATGTAGTCATTTCCCTTATTATTACGCATTGGATGTTTATGTACATCGTAGGTGTAGAAGATACGCTTAAAATTATGAAAGGCGGTCCTGTAGAATACCCTACGAATTTCATTGTAATGGTAATTTTCACAGGATTATTTTACTTCGTTTTTGCTTGGTTCAGAGAGCAAGTTTGTACACTTGTTTGTCCTTATGGTAGATTACAAGGGGTATTGATTGACAAAGAAACCGTAAACGTTTTCTATGATTATAAAAGAGGAGAAAACAGAGCAAAATGGAGAAAAGGTGAAGACAGAAAAGCCGAGGGAAAAGGAGATTGTATCGATTGTAATCAGTGCGTAGTCGTTTGTCCTACTGGTATCGACATCAGAAATGGTCAACAGCTAGAATGTATCAACTGTACCATGTGTATTGATGCTTGTGATGAGGTAATGATCAAAACAGGTTTACCTACAGGTCTTATTCGTTATGCTACAGAAGACGAAATCGAAAAAGAAGAAAAATTCAAATTTACAAATAGAATGAAAGCATACTCGCTTGTTCTATTAGCATTAGTAGGTATTTTAGGCTATTTATTAAACAACAGAGGTGGTTTAGAAGCTAAATTCATCAAACCAGCGGGAAGTTCTTTCTATGTGAAAGACGGAAAAATTAATAATACCTACAATTACACCTTCCTAAACAAAACTAATGATGATAAACTTGTTACCATAAAAGTAATTGAACCAAAACATGGTGAAGTTATTTTCAGTGGAAACAGTACTATCGCTCTAAAACGTGACAAAATCACCAAAGGAACTGTAAATGTAAGTTTCCCAGAAAAAGAAGTGAACCAACCAAAATTAATTGTTACTTTTGGCGTTTATGATTCTAAAGGAAAACTTTTAGACACTTTCGAAACTAATTTTGAAGGGCCATTTAAGTTACAATTCTAA
- a CDS encoding cbb3-type cytochrome c oxidase N-terminal domain-containing protein: MKHRTPVLVNIVAILFILVFLFYMFIQNTSFLSSPYFWGTIVIGIVLAYIFNAIGALAENERFKQMTDEEKATFLKEKEIPYFKRVYDSAFKKQSDVEEKDILIDHGFDGIKELDNQLPKWWLGLFYFGVIYAVVYLIAYSVSDFAHPDKEYEAEHKQQLADIAAYDAVTPKATIETAKYNADNIAEGEQIFKTNCVSCHSEGGKGGIGPNLTDDFWINQPEKSLFKNVFNMVENGSPNNPAMQAFGKNGVLNGNDIEKVAAYIYHINQEMPDAAGGAAPQGTKANWEK, translated from the coding sequence ATGAAACATAGAACACCCGTACTTGTAAACATAGTAGCAATATTATTTATCTTAGTATTTTTATTCTACATGTTTATACAAAATACCTCTTTCTTATCTTCTCCTTATTTCTGGGGAACTATCGTAATAGGTATTGTTTTAGCATACATTTTCAATGCAATCGGTGCATTAGCTGAAAACGAAAGATTTAAGCAAATGACCGATGAAGAAAAAGCAACTTTCTTAAAAGAAAAAGAAATACCATATTTCAAAAGAGTATATGATAGTGCTTTCAAAAAACAATCAGATGTTGAAGAAAAAGACATTCTTATTGACCACGGTTTTGATGGCATCAAAGAATTAGATAATCAATTACCAAAATGGTGGTTAGGTCTATTTTACTTTGGCGTAATTTATGCAGTAGTTTATTTAATTGCATACTCAGTTTCAGATTTTGCTCACCCAGACAAAGAATATGAAGCAGAGCACAAACAGCAATTAGCTGATATCGCTGCTTATGATGCGGTTACTCCTAAAGCAACTATCGAAACCGCAAAATACAATGCAGATAATATTGCAGAAGGAGAACAAATCTTCAAGACCAACTGCGTATCTTGTCACAGTGAAGGTGGAAAAGGAGGAATTGGACCAAACTTAACAGATGATTTCTGGATCAACCAACCAGAAAAATCATTATTCAAAAATGTATTTAACATGGTAGAAAATGGTAGTCCAAATAATCCTGCAATGCAAGCTTTCGGTAAAAATGGAGTTCTTAACGGTAACGACATCGAAAAAGTAGCTGCATACATCTACCACATTAACCAAGAAATGCCAGATGCTGCTGGTGGAGCTGCTCCACAAGGAACCAAGGCAAATTGGGAAAAATAA